ACAAAAACTTAGTTCTTTTACACAAAAAAAAGCACACGAAGAACCCACTTCCCCTAATGAGCGTTCACAGAAACCACTGGATTCTGACCTAAACAAAAATATTAATTCCATCCGTAATGTCTTCGGTGCAGATGCTGATCTCATTGTGCGTAACTTTCGAATGTATGGCTTGTATGATGCAGCAATCCTATTATTTTCATCTTTAGTGGATCAGGATCAAGTTCATGAGCATGTCCTGAAGCCGTTAATGAGCGTCCCATCCGAACTCTCGGCAATTCCAGAGCAACGCAAGGAGCTGCCCGATTTCATCTGGAATACAACCGTTCAAGTGACTCAAGGCGACCGAACATCGAACTTAAACACCTTGCCTGCCACTCTGTTAGAAGGAAGCGTAGTTCTGCTCGTAGAGGGCATGGACCAAGCTCTTTACTTCAATCTGCGTAAAATTGAGCATCGAAGTATTGAACAGCCGCAGACGGAGCAGATTATACGCGGTTCGCGAGAAGGATTTATTGAGAATTTGGAATCCAATCTATCCCTACTTCGTTATCGGCTGCAAACCCCGGATTTTCGGGTTACGACCGCCCCGCTTGGCACAAGGACTCGTTCCCAGGTTGCTGTGTGCTACATAGAAGGGATAGTAGACCCCGAATTAGTTAAAAAAGTTATGAAGAGATTATCTATGATCAACACAGACGGCATTCTAGATTCAGGGTACATCGAGCAATTCATTGAGGATAATCCGTTATCCCCCTTTCCACAGGTTCAACCAACGGAACGACCGGATAAATCTGTCGCAGCATTATTAGAAGGAAGAGTCATCATTCTGGTAGACGGCTCTCCCTTCTCTTTAATCGTTCCAGCACTATTCAGTCAATTCTTCCAGACGATGGATGATTATTCGGAACGTTTTATTGTCGGCAGCCTTATTCGAGTAATCCGGCTGATTGCCTTGATATTCTCGCTGTTTTTCCCTGCTCTCTATGTATCTGTCATCTCCTTCAACCCAGAGCTCATGCCTACGGAATTTGCGGTAGCGATCTCAGGGGGCAGAGCAGGGGTTCCATTCCCAGCAGTTTTAGAAGTACTGATTATGGAGGTCTTCATGGAAGTGCTTCGTGAGGCAACCATTCGTCTTCCACAAATGATTGGAGGTGCCCTTTCTATTGTGGGTGTCCTAGTTATCGGACAGGCAGCTGTATCAGCAGGTTTAGCAAGCCCGACGACCGTGGTTATTGTCGCCATAACAACTATAGGGTCTTTTGCCACCCCTTCGTACAATGCGGCGATTTCATCCAGAATGCTAAGATTCCCATTAATTATTCTGGCAGGCTGCTTTGGTCTGTACGGCGTCATGTTAGGCACCATAGTAATTGTGAATCACTTATTATTTCTGGAATCCTTCGGTGTTCCCTATATGACGCCATACGTGCCCGTTAATTGGAGAGACCTGAAGGATAGTATAATTCGCGCCCCTTTATGGTGGATGAGACAACGCCCGAGCTTCTTGAACAGTCCAGATCCTACTCGACTCGCTCATGATTTGCCAACAACGTATTCAGATCAGATTTTCAAGGAGACAGAACTTGATGAACAACAACCGCCCGATAACAACAATCCAAGTAGTGGCAGTAATCGTTAGTACGATTATTGGGATAGGTATTTTAAGCATTCCCCGTTATATGGCTGAAACCGGAGGCAGTGGCGCACCTTTGGTTTCAGCTTCTGGAATTCCACTAGCTTTTCTCGGTTGCTGGTTCACGGCCGCTGTATGCCGGAAATTCCCGAACGAGAATTTATTTGTATTCAGCCGCCGGCTAGTGGGTACAAGACTCGCAAATATTTTCTCAGTTCTTATTTCATTGTTTTTTGCATTCTCTGCCGGGATTACGATGCGTCAATTCGGAGAGGTATGCATCACAGTTGTGTTTAAAAAAACACCTATCGAAGCGGTAATTCTATTGATGCTCATCCTGGCTGCCTTATCCATCCGCAGAAATACCGTTAAATTTACATATGTTCATATTTTTTATTTACCTTTCATCTTAATATCCGTTCTCGGAATTGTTTTAGTTTCGTTGAAAAGCGTAGATGCCTTAAACTTATTGCCCATCACAGGTAATCATCTAACATTTTCAAGCTTTTCCAAGGGAATGCTTACTTCTGCTACCCTGTATTAGGGAACTTTTATTCTAACGCTAATGGTTCCCATAATGAAAAATCCTCATCAGGTGCTTAAAGCAGGAGTTGCTGCACTTCTTATTATTGGCTTTGTTTATTTATTGATCATTATCATCACAGTTGGCATGTTCGGATCCCAAGAAACCAAACTGCTCACCTACCCAACGCTAGAGACTGCCCGCTCGATTTCTATTGGCGGAGGACTATTAGAACGATTTGATGCTCTATTTATAATTGTCTGGGTAGTTTCAATATTCACTACAATATTCACGAATTACTACTTAGCTACATATTCGGTTCAGCAGGTAATGCGGATAAAAGATCACCGCCTAATATCCAGTTTTTCACTTCCATTAATTTTCACATTTTCACTTATACCCAGAGATATTTATCAAGTCCACACGATTGCCTCTATTACTGGAGTTATCGGTCTGATTTTATTGACCTTCTATCCACTTCTATTATGGTTGATGGCTCTTATTCGACATAAAGGAGGGCTTGCTCATGAATAATGGAATTTACAAACGTATCATTCTCTTAGTAGCACTCTCCATAACATCAGCATTTCTCTCTGGTTGCTGGGACCAGCTCGAAATAGAAGATCGTGCCCTTGTGCTCGGATTGTCCATAGACTCCGTTCCGGCAAATAGCGAAACCGAAGATGATAAAACGACACATCTTAGTAGCGCCAACATTAACCTGAAAAAGATCCGTGTAACCGCTCAAATTGCGGTTCCAGGAAGAGTCCCGTTAGGACCAAGTAGTGGTGGTGAAAGTAGCGGAGGTGGAAATCAAAATCCGGTATGGGTTATACAAGTATACGGATACTCTCTAGATGACGCCATGAATAATTTACAACAGCAAATCTCAGATCCACGTTATCTAATCCATCTTCGGGTCATTATCATTAGTGAAGATATTGCGAGGAGCAATCTACATGATTTAAATGACTATTTACGTCGCAATCCTGAGGTACGTCGACGTACTTGGCTACTGGTGTCGGAAGGCGAGGCCTCCGAATTCATGAATATTAATCCTCCACTTCAACGAGTACCGACTCTGTATATCCTATCCACCTTGGAGAAAGCAGTAACCTCTGGCAAGTTTCCTGCTAACTATATGGGGGTATTCTGGTCTGCTGAATCCAAATGGGGCGAGAGCGGTTATTTACCTTACGTTTCCTTACATCACAAAGAGAATATGTTGATTAAAGGTCTAGCTTACTTTAGTGGTGGTGTAATGGTGGGATCAACGACCCCTATTGAAATCGGAGCATATATGGCTATGAAGGGTATTAATCCTGGGGGGTATTCTGTGCTATTCAATTCAGATAAGTTTGGTCCGGTGATCCTCAAAACTAACGACCGTTTTACAAGAGTTAAGGTTCAACTCAAAAACGGGAAACCCCATATAACTTATAATGTTTTTCTAGATACCGCTCTGGATGAACACATAAACAGTGAAGCCAATATTTCTTCAAGCCAAGCTCTGAAAGAACTTGAAATCGAATCCCAAAAAGGAGTTATACAAATATTAGATCTGCTAATTAAAGAGACTCAACAAGCCCATTCGGATATCTTTGGTATGGGTGAATACGTACGCGCTTATATGCCTTCCTATTGGAAGGCTCACGTCCATGACAAAAAGGACTGGGAAGAGCAATATTCCCATCTCACTGTAGATATAAAAGTCAATTCGAATATTAACAGAGTTGGACTTAAAGAAGAATAGGTGGTTTAAATATGCTCTACCATCAGCTAACCTACATAGCTGCAGCACTTCTGATCTCTGGTATCCTGCTGCTTACTGTGGATACTAAGATTTATGCCGTAAGTGCTATGCCCCGAGAAAAGAAAATTGCTCATCGATTAGGCTGGGTACAAATTATCTTATTTCTTCTTGTTGTTCTAGTTCAACTAATATTTCTATGAGTACCACTGCCCTTCACATAGTATTTCTTAACAGCCCATGGTATATTGAGGAGTACAATATTAAAGGACGGAGAATGAAGTCATGAACTCAAGAAGAAACCCTAAAGAAACAGCCAAAAGAGGTACTCGTTCCCACAGCAAGCCGAATGGCAAGCTTAATCATAAAGCCAAAGCACCCGCAGCACCCAAGTCTTTCACAGTAAATGAACCTTCTGAGCTGTTACCCTTCCTACTTAGCCACATCACAGGGCGTGGACGAAATGCGATCAAGTCTATCCTCTCGCGTGGACAAGTGGCGGTGAATGGGAAGGCAGTCACACAGCATAATTTTCAATTGCACCCGGGTCAAACCGTGACGATTGATCAAGAGAAGCCCGTACAAGTAGCTGAAATGATCGGACTCACTATCGTTCATGAGGATGATGATCTCATCATTATTCAGAAGGATGCTGGACTGCTATCGATTGCCACTGCGGAAGAAAATGAATTGACGGCTTACCGCCAGCTTATGGAGCATGTGCGCGTCAGCAATCCTAAGAACCGAATTTTTGTCGTTCACCGCTTGGATCGCGATACATCTGGCGTGATGATGTTTGCTAAAAGCGAAAAGATCCAGCAGGCACTGCAAACTACCTGGAAGGATACCGTGAAGGAACGTTCTTACGTAGCATTAGTCGAAGGCGCCGTTAAAAGACCTGAAGGCACGGTAAGCTCTTGGTTAAAAGAAACCTCTACCCTAAAAATGTACTCCAGTCCACATGAAGGTGATGGTCTACATGCGATCACACATTATAAGCTCATTCAAGCGAACCGCCACTTCTCCTTACTTGAGGTAAAGCTTGAAACTGGACGCAAGAATCAGATTCGTGTGCATATGGCGGATATTGGCCATCCGATCGCGGGAGACAAGAAGTATGGCGCAGAGACCAAAACGGTAGGCCGACTTGGTCTGCATGCTCGTGTACTTTCTTTTATTCATCCTACTACAGGAGAGTTAATGACCTTCGAAAGCCCAATTCCGAAGACATTCCTGAAATATACCGCACCTGCACCTACGAACTAACATGATCACAGTGAATACCCATTCATCCTAAGGAGGCTGATTACGGTGGAGCTTACTACACTACAATCGCTGCAATAATTTAACAAAGAATGGGTGATTAGCTATGACAACAGCACATCATTATGAATGTATTGAACGTTTACCCACGACCGAGGAGCATGCCTCCTTATGGGAAGCCGTCGGTTGGGGGAGCGTGAATACCGAAATGACCGCGGCCTCTCTGGCTCATTCGGTTTATGGGATGGTCGTTGTGCAGGAAGACAAGGTTATCGGTATGGGGCGGATCGTCGGCGATGGTCATATGTATTTTTATATTCAGGACGTAGCCGTGCTTCCCGAATTTCAGGGTCAAGGCATTGGTAATGCCATTATTGAACAGCTACTGCACTATATTCGGTCTCATTGTTATTCTGGCGCGTTCGTCGGACTTTTTGCATCACATGGCAAGGATACCTTTTACGGAAAATACGGCTTTCAGAATCACGCCCCTGGCATGACGGGCATGTACAAGGTTATGGAGTAATACACGAAAGATGCCCGGTCCAAATGGTCCTTGGGCATCTTTTTCACTTCTATTTAGATCATGTTACAATACTAATAAACAAAGAAGGTGCCATTATTGTTCCATCCTACTGTCTTCGAAAATATAAAAATTGCTTTTGAGAACCAAATCTACGACTACGATAATCTGGACGGAATTTTGGTCGTTACGGATCGTTCCGACCTTCTGAATATGGCATTGATGTCCAGAGAATTCAGCCTCTCCTTCCAATTGACTGCAGGCAGGAACGTAACTGCCGAAGTCTTTCTAACTTCATCTGTTAAAGATCTTAGCGATGAAATATTGGAAATGCCGAACACGGATCCCGGCTGTAATCTTTCGTTACGTTTTTATATGGAAATCGAAGATATCCCTGCTGAATGTCAGGCGATCGAGAGTATTCTCATAGCGATTTGGGGACCTGAATTCCAGCCTGTACAGTCTTTAAGCTTCATTTATGGTCAAGAAGGCGAAACCTACAATAATTGCATCGAGCTGCGATTCAAGAGGCAAATCACTGAGGAACAGATGGAAGACATTCCGAACCTGCTGAATCATCTTTTGCAAAGTGTAGAAGAACTGGAATCCTTCTCAGTATAATCCTTACTGCACACCGTTCGTACTTTGGAAAAAAGAGGTGAGCAAGAAATGAAATTCCTGCCTGCTGCCAAAAGTAACCGTTGGTTTATCTGGATGGCTGTTTATGGTGTATTTCTATGGTTGCTCTTCTTTCTGCACAGATTCGTGTTGATGGCACATTCACTGGATGTCACACTGTTGCTGCGCTTCGCCCTTTTTTCCATTGTCGTATCGGGTATCCTCAACATCTTAGGGTGGTTTGGAGCTCGTCTACTCTGGTTAATCACTACAACAGGAATAATCATCGGTTCGGTAATTATGCTAAGCTACACCTATAGAGAGATGTCCGGTTGGGAGGATCTCGCGGGTTTCCTAGCTTTTTTCTTTTTCACATGTGGCGGATTTGCACTCGGTTTATTGGCTGAAGGAATTCGTCTGCTGGTTAAGCAGTGGCCGAAAGCTTGAATGGAGGAGATGATAGGTCGTTGTCCAATTCTTTTCTCACCAAAAATGCACTGTCCCACTCCTTAAAAGAACTAATGGAACATACGTCGCTCAATAAAATCACAGTCAAACAGCTCGTGGACCATTGCGGACTAAATAGACAAACCTTCTATTATCATTTTCAGGACATATTTGATTTACTGGGTTGGATCTATAAGACTGAGGCTGTAGAAAGCATCGCCCAGTATCGTAGCTATAGCACATGGTCGGACGGTTTTTATAGAATCTTCTGCTACATCGAACGGAATAAAACCTTTTGCTGCAACACCTTGAACTCACTAGGCAGAAATCATCTGGATGCGTATCTATATGATGTGACGAATGATCTCATTATGGGTGTCATAAACGAGCTGTCCGCCGAGATGGAGGTCAGTCAAGAAGATAAGCACTTCATTGCCAACTTCTATACACTGGCCTTCACAGGCCTTGTCATTCAGTGGATGAGAGATGGGATGAAGGAGCATCCGGATCACATTATCGAGAAGCTAAGTGTACTCATTGAGGGGAATTTTCTAAAAGCTTTGCTCAAGTATGAGAATAAGCCGTTGTAACCTTTGGGTTGCAGCGGTTTTTTTTGTCTAAAAACTAGACAGATAGACCGAAATGACTAAAATCCATACACTCTAAAAGGTTTGATTATACCTTCGAAATTGGAGTTGGTTTACATTAAGAATGTGATTATTCAACAACAACTTGGAGGCGACCATTGTGAAAAAAGAGTACGGTAATAAACAGGTTTATTTTGTCGGTGGCGGAATTGCATCCTTAGCGGGTGCGGCTTACCTGGTCAGAGACTGTGACTTTCCGGGACAGAACATTCACATTATTGAAGAGATGAAAATTCTCGGTGGCAGCAACGACGGCGCAGGTGACGCTGAGCACGGATACGTCATTCGCGGTGGCCGGATGCTCAATGATGAGACCTATGAGAATACATGGGATTTACTCATGTCGATTCCCTCCCTCGACCATCCTGAGAAATCCGTTAGAGAAGAGATTATAGAATTCGATACCGCCAATCCAACGCACGCCAACGCTAGACTCGTTAACCGCAATGGCGAGGTGGAGGATGTATTATCCATGGGCTTCGATATGGCTGATCGGCTTGCGATGGGCAAATTGATCATTACACCGGAAGAAAAAATGGGAAAAGCTCGGATTAGCGACTGGTTTGGTCCTCACTTTTTCACCACGAACTTCTGGTACATGTGGGCTACAACTTTCGCATTCCAGCCTTGGCATAGCGCTGTAGAGCTTAAACGATATATGATTCGTTTCGTACATGAATTCCCAAGAATTCAAACGCTGGAAGGCGTAACCCGCACTCCATATAACCAGTATGATTCCATCATCTTACCAATGCACAAATATCTCGAAGGCTTCGGCGTAGACTTTACACTGAAATGTACAGTAACTGACCTGCAGTTCAAAGACGGAGATGGCATTACCGTAACCCAAATGAACGTCCTACGCCAAGGTGTACCAGACGTGATTAACATAAGCGAAGACGATATCGTAATCGTCACGAACGGTTCTATGACCGAAGGCTCCAGCCTTGGCTCCATGACCTCTGCCCCACGTCTCAACGGAAAGGGTAGCTCATGGAAATTATGGGAGAACATCGCCGCCAAAAAACCAGGTCTCGGCAATCCATCCTCCTTCGATGATCATATAGATGGTTCGAAATGGGAGTCATTTACCGTGACCTTCCAAGATTCTAAATTCTTCGATCTTATGGAGAAATTCACTCGCAATCGTGCCGGTACTGGCGCATTGGTTACCTTCAAAGATTCGAGCTGGTTGATGTCCGTTGTCTTAGCCTTCCAACCGCATTTCCGCAATCAACCGGAGCATGTGAAGGTGTTCTGGGGTTACGGACTATATCCGGACAAAGTAGGCGACTTCGTGAAGAAGAAAATGAGCGAATGTACCGGAGAAGAAATTATGGAAGAATTAATCGGTCATCTTCATTTCGAAGAACATAAGGACGAGATCATGGCAACTGCTAACTGTATACCATGCATGATGCCTTATATCACTTCACAATTCATGCCTAGATTAAACAGCGACCGACCTAAGGTAGTTCCTGAAGGCCCTACTAACCTTGCCTTCGTTGGACAATATTGCGAAATTCCAGATGATGTTGTATTCACGGAAGAATATTCTATCAGAGCGGCAAGAACTGCAGTGTACACACTGCTCGGCATTAACCGGCCTATCGAACCGATCAATCAGCATCAATACGATGTCCGCACCTTATTCACAAGCTTTATCACTTCTTTTAGATAACCCTATCATACAAAAGACGAGCGCTCCCGGATACATTCGGGGGCCTTGTCTTTTTAGTGTGTAAAACTTGATTTAATATGATCTCTCCATTCCAGGTGAAATCGTGTGTATGTTAAGCTCTTCATGAAATTCAAAGGAATGGATGAGGAATTTATGTATATAGAAAATGGGAATTTAGTCATACGCAATGCAACAGCAAATGATGTCCCCCTTTTATGCAGTTGGTGGAACGATGGAAAGATCATGGCACATGCCGGTTTTCCAAATGGCATCGGCTGCACAGAGCAAGATATATTGGAGAAGCTTCTGACCGACACGGAGCTTAATCGTCGCTTGATTCTGGACATTGATGGTGTTCCATCAGGAGAAATGAATTACAGAACGATTACCGACGGCACTGCAGAAATTGGCATTAAAATCTGTGATTTTAATGAACAGGATAAAGGCCTTGGAACTCTATTTTTAACTATGTTGATTAACTTTTTATTTGTGAATATGGGCTATCGCACAATCGTTCTCGATACCAATGCCAAGAATACAAGAGCTCAGCATGTATATGAGAACGTTGGCTTCCGAAAAGTTGCCCTTCATTTGAATTCGTGGAGAAATCAACTCGGGGAATGGCAATCTTCTATTGATTATGAATTAACAAGAGAAGAGTTTCGTGAGTTTTGTAATTAAAAAAAAGAAGAAATGGAAGCTTCTCCATCTCTTCTTCTCCACACTATACGAACTTTAAATATTGCAAGATCCATCCGCGCAGCCATCATCCGTGGATACCTCGGATTTTCCATTGCCAACCACCTGTAGCGTTGGTCCTGTTTGCTCCTCCGCCCACACGGTATCCAATACCTCTGTAAATACAGGGCCTGGCTGTGCACCGGATAAAGCATATTTATTGTTGAACACGAAGAATGGCACACCAGTAATATTAAGACGGCTTCCTTCTTCGATATCTCCATTCACTTCAGCTGTGTATGCATCCGTCTCCAGCATTGCCGCAGCTTCTGCCTGATCCAGCCCTACCTCAGCAGCAAGGGTAGCGAGCACACTGCGGTCTCCAAGATTCAATGAATCCGTAAAGTAGGCGCGTAGCAGACGTTCGGACATTTCTGCCCCTTTTCCTTTTGAGCTTGCAAAGTGACTCAGGCGGTGACTGTCGAAAGTATTCGTATGCTTCACTGTATCAAAAACGAAATCCAATCCCACATCCTGCGCTTGCTCAGCTAACTGAGCATTCATTGCTTTTGCTTTTTCGATAGACATGCCGTATTTGGAAGCCAATAGCTCATGAATATTCTTATCTGTACTCACCTCTGCATTTGGATCCAGTTGAAAGCTACGGAATACCACCTCTACTTGATCTCTGTTCGGGAATTGACTCAGTGCATTCTCCAGACGTCTTTTACCAATGTAACAAAATGGGCATGCATAATCGGACCAAATATCTATTCTCATGAAAAAACCTCCTAATATTATCGCTAAATTTGTAACTGCTGAATAAGACTAATAACTAAATATTCTTCACTTACTATTATATAGTTAAAAACCGAAAAATACAAACTTAACTTTTATTTAAAACAATCTCATTAGTCATGAACCCCAACTAAAAGTATACGAAAGTGGTATATACGCTCTTCTTCAGGACAGATAGAATGAAGGTAACCATTTTGCCGGAAGACTACATTCAGATTAGCGGACGCAAGAAGTCCTGAAGGGAGTTTCAAGATATGTATGATATATCTATAGTGATTCCTACCCGTAACCGAGTCGACGACCTTACGGTGTGCATAGAGTCCATTGGCAAGCAGACACAGCTTGAGGATATCTCCATCGAGTTATGGATTGTAGACGACGGTGAGATTCCTGAGGACAAATTAGCCTATTATCGTAAAATACTGACCGGATTACCGCATGCTGAGCTTCATTATCATCGCAAAACTAAGCCTGGCCTCTGGCTTTCCCGTTACGAAGCGCTAGGACTGATCCATGCAGAAATTGTGCTCAACCTAGATGACGATGCAGAATTAGATGACTCCTTATATATTCGACGACTGTTAGATACTTATGCAGCCGATGATTCCATTGTTGGTGTAGGTGGTGTAGCCAAAGGCATACATAGTAGCATGCCAAGCAG
This window of the Paenibacillus sp. FSL R10-2734 genome carries:
- a CDS encoding spore germination protein, yielding MQNWKQKLSSFTQKKAHEEPTSPNERSQKPLDSDLNKNINSIRNVFGADADLIVRNFRMYGLYDAAILLFSSLVDQDQVHEHVLKPLMSVPSELSAIPEQRKELPDFIWNTTVQVTQGDRTSNLNTLPATLLEGSVVLLVEGMDQALYFNLRKIEHRSIEQPQTEQIIRGSREGFIENLESNLSLLRYRLQTPDFRVTTAPLGTRTRSQVAVCYIEGIVDPELVKKVMKRLSMINTDGILDSGYIEQFIEDNPLSPFPQVQPTERPDKSVAALLEGRVIILVDGSPFSLIVPALFSQFFQTMDDYSERFIVGSLIRVIRLIALIFSLFFPALYVSVISFNPELMPTEFAVAISGGRAGVPFPAVLEVLIMEVFMEVLREATIRLPQMIGGALSIVGVLVIGQAAVSAGLASPTTVVIVAITTIGSFATPSYNAAISSRMLRFPLIILAGCFGLYGVMLGTIVIVNHLLFLESFGVPYMTPYVPVNWRDLKDSIIRAPLWWMRQRPSFLNSPDPTRLAHDLPTTYSDQIFKETELDEQQPPDNNNPSSGSNR
- a CDS encoding Ger(x)C family spore germination protein, which codes for MNNGIYKRIILLVALSITSAFLSGCWDQLEIEDRALVLGLSIDSVPANSETEDDKTTHLSSANINLKKIRVTAQIAVPGRVPLGPSSGGESSGGGNQNPVWVIQVYGYSLDDAMNNLQQQISDPRYLIHLRVIIISEDIARSNLHDLNDYLRRNPEVRRRTWLLVSEGEASEFMNINPPLQRVPTLYILSTLEKAVTSGKFPANYMGVFWSAESKWGESGYLPYVSLHHKENMLIKGLAYFSGGVMVGSTTPIEIGAYMAMKGINPGGYSVLFNSDKFGPVILKTNDRFTRVKVQLKNGKPHITYNVFLDTALDEHINSEANISSSQALKELEIESQKGVIQILDLLIKETQQAHSDIFGMGEYVRAYMPSYWKAHVHDKKDWEEQYSHLTVDIKVNSNINRVGLKEE
- a CDS encoding CLC_0170 family protein produces the protein MLYHQLTYIAAALLISGILLLTVDTKIYAVSAMPREKKIAHRLGWVQIILFLLVVLVQLIFL
- a CDS encoding RluA family pseudouridine synthase, producing MNSRRNPKETAKRGTRSHSKPNGKLNHKAKAPAAPKSFTVNEPSELLPFLLSHITGRGRNAIKSILSRGQVAVNGKAVTQHNFQLHPGQTVTIDQEKPVQVAEMIGLTIVHEDDDLIIIQKDAGLLSIATAEENELTAYRQLMEHVRVSNPKNRIFVVHRLDRDTSGVMMFAKSEKIQQALQTTWKDTVKERSYVALVEGAVKRPEGTVSSWLKETSTLKMYSSPHEGDGLHAITHYKLIQANRHFSLLEVKLETGRKNQIRVHMADIGHPIAGDKKYGAETKTVGRLGLHARVLSFIHPTTGELMTFESPIPKTFLKYTAPAPTN
- a CDS encoding GNAT family N-acetyltransferase, whose protein sequence is MTTAHHYECIERLPTTEEHASLWEAVGWGSVNTEMTAASLAHSVYGMVVVQEDKVIGMGRIVGDGHMYFYIQDVAVLPEFQGQGIGNAIIEQLLHYIRSHCYSGAFVGLFASHGKDTFYGKYGFQNHAPGMTGMYKVME
- a CDS encoding TetR-like C-terminal domain-containing protein, with the protein product MSNSFLTKNALSHSLKELMEHTSLNKITVKQLVDHCGLNRQTFYYHFQDIFDLLGWIYKTEAVESIAQYRSYSTWSDGFYRIFCYIERNKTFCCNTLNSLGRNHLDAYLYDVTNDLIMGVINELSAEMEVSQEDKHFIANFYTLAFTGLVIQWMRDGMKEHPDHIIEKLSVLIEGNFLKALLKYENKPL
- a CDS encoding oleate hydratase; this encodes MKKEYGNKQVYFVGGGIASLAGAAYLVRDCDFPGQNIHIIEEMKILGGSNDGAGDAEHGYVIRGGRMLNDETYENTWDLLMSIPSLDHPEKSVREEIIEFDTANPTHANARLVNRNGEVEDVLSMGFDMADRLAMGKLIITPEEKMGKARISDWFGPHFFTTNFWYMWATTFAFQPWHSAVELKRYMIRFVHEFPRIQTLEGVTRTPYNQYDSIILPMHKYLEGFGVDFTLKCTVTDLQFKDGDGITVTQMNVLRQGVPDVINISEDDIVIVTNGSMTEGSSLGSMTSAPRLNGKGSSWKLWENIAAKKPGLGNPSSFDDHIDGSKWESFTVTFQDSKFFDLMEKFTRNRAGTGALVTFKDSSWLMSVVLAFQPHFRNQPEHVKVFWGYGLYPDKVGDFVKKKMSECTGEEIMEELIGHLHFEEHKDEIMATANCIPCMMPYITSQFMPRLNSDRPKVVPEGPTNLAFVGQYCEIPDDVVFTEEYSIRAARTAVYTLLGINRPIEPINQHQYDVRTLFTSFITSFR
- a CDS encoding GNAT family protein translates to MKFKGMDEEFMYIENGNLVIRNATANDVPLLCSWWNDGKIMAHAGFPNGIGCTEQDILEKLLTDTELNRRLILDIDGVPSGEMNYRTITDGTAEIGIKICDFNEQDKGLGTLFLTMLINFLFVNMGYRTIVLDTNAKNTRAQHVYENVGFRKVALHLNSWRNQLGEWQSSIDYELTREEFREFCN
- a CDS encoding DsbA family oxidoreductase — translated: MRIDIWSDYACPFCYIGKRRLENALSQFPNRDQVEVVFRSFQLDPNAEVSTDKNIHELLASKYGMSIEKAKAMNAQLAEQAQDVGLDFVFDTVKHTNTFDSHRLSHFASSKGKGAEMSERLLRAYFTDSLNLGDRSVLATLAAEVGLDQAEAAAMLETDAYTAEVNGDIEEGSRLNITGVPFFVFNNKYALSGAQPGPVFTEVLDTVWAEEQTGPTLQVVGNGKSEVSTDDGCADGSCNI